From a single Mesorhizobium shangrilense genomic region:
- a CDS encoding ABC transporter substrate-binding protein: MSNELEFLSRRVASGKLSRRDFLGRAAALGVTATFANSLLSNAARAAGPIKGGTLKAGLVGGESTNSLDPALMMTQVPFAFGKCWGEMIVELSPDGKLENRIAEEIGASDDAKTWTLKIRDGVEFHNGKTVTAQDVAATLERHSDEKSKSGALGYMKGIATIKASGKEVVLTLKEANADLPYLLSDYHLIVQPNGGKDKPDAGISAGPYVVKTNEPGVRHGGERFANYWQGDKMGHADQIEVIVINDATARTAALQGGQVNMINRVEPKIVDLIKHVPGVTIRNHAGPGHYVFIMHCNTAPFDNNDLRMALKLAIDREEMLTKVLRGYGSLGNDFPINASYPLFTEIEQRKYDPDKAKFHYKKSGHDGSILLRTSDVAFPGAVDAAQLFQQSAAKAGITLELKREPGDGYWNEVWNKQPFCASYWGGRSTQDQMYSTAYLSTADWNDTRFIRPDFDKMVLAARAELDEAKRKQMYHDMAVMVRDDGGLILPMFNQFIDATGAKVDGWVDDPHQELMNGYALAKCWLQA; this comes from the coding sequence GTCGCATCGGGCAAGCTGAGCCGTCGCGACTTTCTCGGCCGGGCGGCAGCGCTTGGCGTCACCGCAACTTTCGCCAACTCGCTGCTTTCGAACGCGGCGCGCGCCGCTGGCCCGATAAAGGGCGGCACGCTGAAAGCCGGCCTGGTCGGCGGTGAATCCACCAACAGCCTCGATCCGGCACTGATGATGACGCAGGTGCCGTTCGCCTTCGGCAAGTGCTGGGGCGAAATGATTGTCGAGCTGTCGCCGGACGGCAAGCTTGAGAATCGGATTGCCGAGGAGATCGGCGCCTCGGACGATGCCAAGACCTGGACGCTGAAAATCCGCGACGGCGTCGAATTCCACAACGGCAAGACGGTGACCGCCCAAGACGTGGCCGCCACGCTCGAACGCCATTCGGACGAGAAGTCCAAGTCCGGCGCGCTCGGCTACATGAAGGGCATCGCGACCATCAAGGCCAGCGGCAAGGAAGTGGTGCTGACCCTGAAAGAGGCCAATGCCGACCTTCCTTACCTGCTCAGCGATTATCACCTGATCGTCCAGCCCAATGGCGGCAAGGACAAGCCCGATGCCGGCATCTCGGCCGGCCCTTACGTGGTCAAGACCAACGAGCCCGGCGTGCGCCATGGCGGCGAGCGCTTCGCCAACTACTGGCAGGGCGACAAGATGGGCCATGCCGACCAGATCGAAGTCATCGTCATCAACGACGCCACGGCGCGCACGGCGGCCCTGCAGGGCGGCCAGGTCAACATGATCAACCGCGTCGAGCCGAAGATCGTCGACCTGATCAAGCACGTACCGGGCGTGACCATCCGCAACCACGCCGGTCCCGGCCACTACGTCTTCATCATGCATTGCAACACGGCGCCGTTCGACAACAACGACCTCAGAATGGCGTTGAAACTGGCTATTGACCGCGAGGAAATGCTGACCAAGGTGCTGCGCGGCTATGGCTCGCTCGGCAACGACTTCCCGATCAACGCGTCCTATCCGCTGTTCACCGAGATCGAGCAGCGCAAGTACGATCCCGACAAGGCCAAGTTCCACTACAAGAAGTCGGGTCACGACGGCTCCATCCTGCTCCGGACCTCGGACGTGGCCTTCCCCGGCGCGGTCGATGCTGCTCAGCTCTTCCAGCAGAGCGCGGCCAAGGCTGGCATCACACTCGAGCTCAAGCGCGAGCCCGGCGACGGCTATTGGAACGAGGTCTGGAACAAGCAGCCCTTCTGCGCCTCCTACTGGGGCGGCCGCTCGACCCAGGACCAGATGTATTCGACCGCCTATCTGTCGACGGCCGACTGGAACGACACGCGCTTCATACGCCCGGACTTCGACAAGATGGTGCTGGCGGCGCGCGCCGAGCTCGACGAGGCCAAGCGCAAGCAGATGTATCACGACATGGCCGTCATGGTGCGCGACGACGGTGGCCTGATCCTGCCGATGTTCAACCAGTTCATCGATGCGACCGGCGCCAAGGTCGACGGCTGGGTGGACGATCCGCATCAGGAATTGATGAACGGCTACGCTTTGGCGAAGTGCTGGCTGCAGGCCTGA